In Hallerella succinigenes, the following are encoded in one genomic region:
- the glgA gene encoding glycogen synthase encodes MKVALLTNEFPPDIYGGAGIHVQFLSRELRAHCEIEARAFGQQNDFEKNLHALGFAPKLDSKPVDPRMSKILNPLDINLQWASSLKNIDIVHCHTWYSHFGGVVASKLFECPLVLTTHSLEPHRPWKAEQLGNGGYQMSTWIERSAYQTADGVIAVSKEMKRDVMELYGVPADRVQVIYNGIDPDFYKPTFEPEVLDKFGIDKDKPFILFVGRITRQKGISQLISAIPHIRKDVQVVLCAGAPDTPELAVECESKINALKQTRDGIFWIQEMMNHKELRVLYTYATAFVTPSLYEPFGIINLEAMSCGTPVVGSAVGGIPEIIVDGKTGFLVPLEPTSATNFEPKDPEKFQCALAEKLNVLLDNPDLAKQYGEASRQRAIDVFSWKSIAKQTFNFYETVISRYKAEGPRK; translated from the coding sequence ATGAAAGTCGCTCTTCTTACCAATGAATTTCCTCCCGACATCTATGGCGGTGCCGGCATTCACGTTCAGTTCCTTTCCCGCGAACTTCGCGCTCATTGCGAAATCGAAGCCCGCGCTTTTGGCCAGCAGAACGATTTTGAAAAGAACCTGCACGCTCTGGGATTTGCGCCAAAGCTCGATTCGAAGCCGGTTGACCCGCGCATGTCCAAGATTTTGAACCCGCTCGACATTAACCTGCAGTGGGCCAGCAGTCTGAAAAACATTGACATTGTGCATTGCCACACATGGTACAGCCACTTCGGCGGTGTCGTTGCAAGCAAGCTTTTTGAATGCCCGCTCGTGCTCACGACCCACTCCCTTGAACCGCATCGTCCGTGGAAAGCGGAACAGCTCGGTAACGGTGGCTACCAGATGAGCACTTGGATCGAACGTTCTGCCTACCAGACAGCCGACGGCGTGATCGCCGTGTCCAAAGAAATGAAGCGCGACGTGATGGAACTCTACGGCGTTCCCGCAGACCGCGTTCAAGTGATTTACAACGGCATTGACCCGGATTTTTACAAGCCAACTTTTGAACCGGAAGTTCTCGACAAGTTCGGCATCGACAAGGACAAGCCTTTCATTCTCTTCGTCGGACGCATTACCCGTCAGAAGGGAATTTCGCAGTTGATCAGTGCAATCCCGCACATTCGAAAGGATGTTCAGGTCGTGCTTTGCGCAGGCGCCCCGGACACCCCGGAACTCGCCGTGGAATGTGAAAGCAAGATCAATGCTTTGAAGCAGACCCGTGATGGCATTTTCTGGATTCAAGAAATGATGAATCACAAGGAACTGCGCGTTCTTTACACGTATGCAACCGCATTCGTCACCCCGTCCCTTTACGAACCGTTCGGCATCATCAACTTGGAAGCGATGAGCTGCGGAACACCTGTCGTCGGAAGCGCCGTCGGAGGCATTCCGGAAATCATCGTGGACGGCAAAACAGGCTTCCTCGTTCCGCTCGAACCGACTTCGGCTACGAACTTTGAACCAAAGGATCCCGAAAAGTTCCAGTGTGCTCTCGCCGAAAAACTGAACGTACTACTTGACAATCCAGATTTGGCAAAGCAGTACGGCGAAGCGAGCAGGCAGCGCGCCATCGACGTGTTCAGCTGGAAGAGCATTGCCAAGCAGACCTTTAACTTTTACGAAACGGTCATTTCCCGTTACAAGGCAGAAGGTCCGAGAAAGTAA
- a CDS encoding PDZ domain-containing protein yields the protein MKKLWALGLLASAQIGIAAESFGGIGLAIYPSESGAEVAHVVQGSAAEKAGIVIGDFLLSANGVPLEGESLEYDMEVLRGNPGESLELSVQRDGEILTLHLEREKLVVQSETENAQALFNKSANEEMVHLDDVELATLNAQVYASKSLSSAEETPRNVQNLSDFSRGEIAFELSESGTAHLTVLSAKGQKVRSMQFEGSMGANRISWNGSMLPAGNYLVRVSQNGNTLYFQGALR from the coding sequence ATGAAAAAATTATGGGCTTTGGGCCTGCTTGCTTCGGCTCAGATCGGTATTGCCGCCGAATCGTTCGGCGGAATCGGCCTTGCCATTTATCCTTCTGAATCCGGCGCAGAAGTCGCTCACGTTGTACAGGGTTCCGCTGCAGAAAAGGCGGGCATCGTCATCGGAGATTTTCTGCTTTCGGCAAATGGTGTTCCGCTCGAAGGGGAAAGTTTGGAATACGACATGGAAGTCCTCCGTGGAAATCCGGGCGAATCTTTGGAACTTTCGGTGCAACGGGATGGTGAAATTTTGACGCTTCATCTTGAACGTGAAAAGCTTGTGGTGCAGTCGGAAACGGAAAACGCGCAGGCGCTTTTCAACAAATCCGCGAACGAGGAAATGGTGCACCTGGATGACGTAGAACTTGCGACGTTAAACGCCCAGGTTTACGCATCCAAAAGTTTGAGCTCCGCTGAAGAAACGCCTCGGAATGTTCAGAACCTTTCGGACTTTTCCCGTGGAGAAATCGCATTTGAACTTTCGGAATCGGGAACGGCTCATTTGACGGTTCTTTCGGCGAAGGGCCAAAAGGTACGTTCGATGCAGTTCGAAGGCTCTATGGGTGCAAACCGTATTTCCTGGAACGGCAGTATGCTTCCGGCGGGAAATTACCTTGTACGTGTTTCGCAGAATGGAAATACGCTCTACTTTCAGGGAGCGCTTCGCTAA
- a CDS encoding TIGR02147 family protein: MEKLTDIFQYTHFRKYLAEYQGARALVEPSFSRTEICARLGLPKTRSYFADVLRGKKVSPRMVQKFIEVLELNRKEAKYFESMVKLDQAKSDAVRKDAMEELLKINPHPQMLLNSDAYEYYAKWYHSALFAILDVMDVSDDLSSVAKRIFPKVTIGKLNESIALLSRLGLIRKNDDGFWKPTKDSISSGPYNNDELIREYQLQCFELSKEALLTPSKNPHVMNTLVFSLSKNAYKKLEAELQAFKAKAHQIVAEDQEKADGVYHMNIHLFSNLDAEAKP, translated from the coding sequence GTGGAAAAATTGACCGACATCTTTCAATATACGCATTTTCGCAAGTATCTCGCGGAATATCAAGGCGCAAGGGCTCTTGTAGAGCCTTCTTTTAGCCGTACCGAAATCTGCGCAAGGCTCGGGCTTCCCAAAACCCGAAGCTACTTCGCCGATGTCCTCCGCGGCAAAAAGGTTTCCCCGCGCATGGTCCAAAAGTTCATCGAAGTTTTGGAACTCAACCGCAAGGAAGCGAAATACTTTGAATCCATGGTCAAGCTCGACCAGGCAAAATCGGATGCGGTCCGCAAGGACGCTATGGAAGAACTCTTGAAGATCAATCCGCACCCGCAGATGCTCTTGAATTCCGACGCGTATGAATATTACGCCAAGTGGTATCACAGCGCCCTCTTCGCTATTTTAGACGTGATGGACGTTTCCGACGACCTTTCCTCGGTCGCAAAGCGTATATTCCCCAAGGTCACGATCGGCAAGCTGAACGAATCCATCGCACTGCTTTCTCGACTCGGCCTTATCCGCAAAAACGATGACGGTTTTTGGAAGCCGACCAAGGATTCCATTTCGAGCGGCCCGTACAACAACGACGAACTGATTCGCGAATACCAGCTCCAATGTTTTGAACTTTCGAAAGAAGCCTTGCTCACCCCGAGCAAGAATCCGCACGTGATGAACACCCTCGTCTTTAGCCTTTCGAAGAACGCTTACAAAAAGCTCGAAGCGGAGCTCCAGGCATTCAAGGCAAAGGCGCACCAGATCGTCGCCGAAGATCAGGAAAAAGCGGACGGCGTTTACCACATGAATATTCACCTGTTCTCGAATCTCGACGCGGAGGCCAAGCCATGA
- a CDS encoding exonuclease SbcCD subunit D C-terminal domain-containing protein — translation MNHTGYRILHTSDWHLGNSLHDHSRIEEYRSFLAELKKIIVLNEVDALLVSGDIFDTGSPSNAALELYYSFLTSLNGTCCKNVVVTAGNHDSPATLNATRELLELLNVKVVATPDAEKHFVNEVFALPSEEAPQVIVCAAPFLRDAALQSSLGSEKFETDEQFVRAGTKAHFEKLQKLALELREKLGKNLPIVAMAHLYAAGAAPSENADDTEYTVVGNLENVNSEIFPPVFDYVALGHIHRSQKVAGEDRIRYSGSPLPMGFDEARSQSEVLLVDLEEGKLPVIRPMGLSLPRKLVTISGADLSEIREKVLRQDKETPGAWIRVQFTGAGTVGSLRQNLAEDFKKTSLELVHAEYVARVDNSHTAIEEEKDLSEFSPTEVFTRRMENEKDEMGLSQNPELKARVELAFQEILKAVQEGQVD, via the coding sequence ATGAATCATACAGGATACCGCATTTTACATACATCAGACTGGCATTTGGGCAATTCCTTGCACGATCATTCGCGAATCGAGGAGTACCGGTCTTTTCTTGCAGAATTAAAGAAAATCATCGTTTTGAACGAAGTGGATGCGTTGCTCGTTTCGGGGGATATCTTCGATACAGGTTCCCCGAGCAATGCGGCTTTGGAACTTTATTACTCCTTTTTGACAAGCCTGAACGGAACGTGCTGCAAAAATGTGGTCGTGACCGCGGGCAATCACGATTCGCCGGCAACGCTCAATGCCACCCGTGAGCTGCTCGAACTTTTGAACGTGAAGGTCGTGGCGACCCCGGATGCGGAAAAGCATTTTGTAAACGAAGTCTTTGCGCTACCGAGTGAAGAGGCCCCGCAGGTCATCGTTTGCGCGGCTCCTTTCCTGCGCGATGCCGCTTTGCAATCGAGCCTTGGCAGTGAAAAGTTCGAAACGGATGAACAGTTCGTGCGTGCGGGAACAAAGGCGCATTTCGAAAAACTTCAAAAGCTCGCCCTGGAGCTGCGCGAAAAGCTCGGGAAGAATTTGCCGATCGTGGCGATGGCGCACCTTTATGCCGCCGGAGCTGCCCCTTCGGAAAATGCAGACGATACGGAATATACGGTCGTCGGCAATCTGGAAAATGTGAATTCGGAAATTTTCCCGCCGGTCTTCGACTATGTTGCCCTTGGGCACATTCACCGTTCGCAGAAGGTGGCCGGTGAAGATCGGATCCGCTATTCGGGATCTCCGCTTCCGATGGGCTTTGACGAAGCCCGTTCCCAGAGTGAAGTGCTTTTGGTGGATCTGGAAGAAGGAAAGCTTCCGGTCATTCGCCCGATGGGACTTTCTTTACCAAGAAAGCTTGTGACGATTTCGGGCGCGGACCTTTCGGAAATCCGTGAAAAGGTTTTGCGTCAGGATAAAGAAACTCCGGGCGCCTGGATTCGAGTGCAGTTTACGGGTGCGGGAACCGTGGGAAGCCTCCGTCAAAATCTTGCGGAAGACTTTAAAAAGACGAGTCTTGAATTGGTGCATGCGGAATATGTTGCCCGCGTAGATAATTCGCATACGGCGATCGAAGAGGAAAAGGATCTTTCGGAATTTTCGCCGACAGAAGTTTTTACCCGTCGCATGGAAAATGAAAAGGATGAAATGGGACTTTCCCAGAATCCGGAATTGAAGGCGCGCGTGGAACTCGCATTCCAGGAAATTTTGAAGGCTGTTCAGGAAGGTCAGGTGGACTAA
- a CDS encoding protein-disulfide reductase DsbD family protein, translated as MKTIEKKVLATYKLQSMLWVILFFFCSQSFAESFDLDVGSVNLNGMAPPKMEILYPSEATKVGTQVTVQITIPEKWHVNANIPADPFLKPSTLDIQARGIEFGEAIWPEPIKEYSEALDFENLVFKGTFEVKIPVKAIAADYDTSTTNVEFGYQACSQICLAPQTVHAALELKLESKFEESSKKNSHDSLALLLGLAFLGGLILNLMPCVLPVLFLKLFSLVRNAGETRARLWKLTVSLVLGILTSFWVLAGIVSLIKAGSGNAGWGFQFQNPGFVAFMVVLLSAFAMNLFGFFEIFLPGSALTKMDAATRKEGLAGAFLSGVLMVLLSTPCSAPFLGTAMGFAFTQSAAILFVFFTVAALGLAFPYILVAIFPKVLKVFPKPGTWMAKFQKVLGIFLLGTAIWLVWVGFQMTGAEGAAIIATFGLCAMLLSVIFGKFARPNKPFIREPIFLLAVTGFLFSAWFLGGKPAVQSVIEAKSRAAAEKTLGEDGWYNYSEANWKALAQEGRPIFIDVTADWCLTCKTNEAVVLSREDVKKVLSDANAILVRADYTLESAEVTNLLRNLGKSGVPAYAVYNPKSQKWNVLSEILTLEDIEDALK; from the coding sequence TTGAAAACGATTGAAAAAAAAGTTTTAGCCACTTATAAGTTGCAAAGCATGCTTTGGGTCATTTTGTTCTTCTTTTGTTCGCAATCCTTTGCGGAAAGCTTTGACCTAGACGTCGGCAGTGTGAACCTGAACGGCATGGCTCCGCCGAAGATGGAAATTCTTTACCCGTCCGAAGCGACAAAGGTTGGAACCCAGGTGACCGTGCAAATCACGATTCCTGAAAAGTGGCACGTGAATGCGAACATTCCCGCGGATCCGTTTTTAAAACCTTCGACTTTGGACATTCAGGCGCGCGGCATAGAATTTGGCGAAGCGATTTGGCCGGAACCGATCAAGGAATACAGCGAAGCGCTGGATTTTGAGAATCTCGTTTTCAAGGGAACTTTTGAAGTGAAGATTCCAGTGAAAGCCATTGCCGCCGATTATGACACCAGCACGACCAACGTGGAATTCGGCTACCAGGCTTGCAGCCAGATCTGCCTTGCTCCGCAAACCGTACACGCTGCCTTGGAGCTCAAGCTCGAATCAAAGTTCGAAGAATCTTCAAAAAAAAACTCCCATGACTCCCTAGCTCTGCTTTTGGGACTCGCCTTTTTGGGCGGCCTGATTTTGAACTTGATGCCGTGCGTTTTACCGGTGCTTTTCTTAAAACTTTTTAGCCTTGTCCGCAACGCGGGCGAAACCCGGGCGCGCCTTTGGAAGCTGACCGTTTCTTTGGTCTTAGGAATTCTCACTTCGTTCTGGGTGCTCGCCGGAATTGTTTCTTTGATTAAAGCGGGCAGCGGAAATGCGGGCTGGGGTTTCCAGTTTCAAAATCCGGGTTTTGTCGCCTTTATGGTGGTGCTGCTTTCGGCATTTGCAATGAATTTGTTCGGATTTTTTGAAATCTTTTTGCCGGGAAGCGCTCTTACCAAGATGGACGCGGCGACGCGCAAGGAAGGACTTGCAGGCGCCTTCTTGAGTGGCGTTCTGATGGTGCTTTTGAGCACACCGTGTTCTGCTCCGTTCCTCGGGACCGCCATGGGGTTTGCCTTTACGCAGAGTGCGGCTATTCTTTTTGTGTTCTTTACGGTAGCGGCGCTCGGTCTTGCATTCCCGTATATTTTGGTCGCGATCTTCCCGAAGGTTTTGAAGGTTTTCCCGAAACCCGGAACCTGGATGGCGAAGTTCCAAAAGGTTCTCGGCATCTTTTTGCTCGGTACGGCGATTTGGCTCGTTTGGGTTGGCTTCCAGATGACCGGTGCAGAAGGCGCAGCCATCATTGCAACGTTTGGACTCTGCGCCATGCTCCTTTCGGTGATCTTTGGAAAGTTCGCTCGCCCGAATAAACCTTTTATTCGCGAACCGATTTTCCTTTTGGCGGTGACAGGCTTTTTGTTCTCGGCATGGTTCCTCGGCGGAAAGCCGGCAGTCCAAAGTGTGATTGAGGCAAAGTCTCGTGCCGCTGCCGAAAAGACTTTGGGTGAAGACGGCTGGTACAATTACTCCGAAGCGAACTGGAAGGCTCTCGCCCAGGAAGGGAGGCCGATTTTTATCGATGTGACCGCGGACTGGTGCTTAACCTGCAAAACAAACGAAGCGGTCGTGCTGTCGCGCGAAGATGTGAAGAAAGTTCTGTCGGACGCCAACGCGATTCTTGTACGCGCCGATTACACGCTTGAAAGCGCAGAAGTCACGAATCTCCTTCGCAACCTTGGAAAGAGTGGCGTCCCCGCCTATGCTGTTTACAATCCAAAATCACAAAAATGGAACGTTCTTTCCGAAATTTTGACGCTTGAGGACATTGAAGATGCGTTGAAGTAA
- a CDS encoding RNA polymerase sigma factor, whose amino-acid sequence MLKLRERSIMATIQGPVRNQDILNFWNRHRNQIYKLCSRKIRDDVPIQDLLQNVYIRLHTHFEDVCHLQNPGRWLYRVAENLCNDEFRHKMREQCVCESFYHYQVSRNAANQKQLFDEQDVNTLLDRISPNMGTLVDLHYLKGFSVHELSEMTGIKRSTVAKKICVSIGKMRENVVDSVKKS is encoded by the coding sequence ATGCTCAAGCTGAGGGAGCGGAGCATTATGGCCACCATTCAGGGACCAGTTCGCAATCAAGATATATTGAACTTTTGGAATCGCCATCGGAACCAAATTTACAAATTGTGTTCCCGTAAAATACGAGACGACGTGCCGATTCAGGATCTTCTGCAAAATGTATACATCCGCTTGCATACGCACTTTGAAGACGTGTGTCATCTACAAAATCCAGGTCGATGGCTGTACCGAGTTGCAGAAAACCTCTGCAATGATGAATTTCGCCATAAAATGCGGGAACAATGCGTCTGTGAAAGCTTTTACCACTATCAGGTCAGCCGGAATGCGGCAAATCAAAAACAACTGTTCGATGAGCAGGATGTAAATACGCTTCTTGACCGAATTTCGCCAAATATGGGAACACTGGTCGATTTGCACTATCTCAAAGGATTTTCTGTACACGAACTGTCCGAAATGACGGGGATCAAGCGTTCAACCGTCGCCAAAAAGATCTGTGTATCGATCGGAAAAATGCGGGAAAATGTCGTGGACTCGGTAAAAAAGTCTTAA
- a CDS encoding CCA tRNA nucleotidyltransferase produces MNLDKVCSDIPKRLMQIAEGIRDVGGKCYLVGGFVRDAMLERSSRDFDVEVYDIDQETLLGVLQKFGRPNLVGKAFGVVHLVTHGLELDFSFPRTESKIGEGHRGFLVETHLHLTFKEAARRRDFTVNAMGLSLPDLELSDPYGGKSDLEKGILRHVSAAFAEDSLRVLRGVQFASRFSLRLAPETAELCRSLSLADLSSERIFEEFKKWLLKPGKPSIGLQAFLEMDLGRFFPEIQPLNGSFENLGNFLDRVSGELANVPDLTSQEVLAFTALLSGAENVQKVNAFLSRITNEIHLLKRIPLLYRFVPSLLDHANEQSFDAEFLRRASVEQNGLFLAYLYLKSTPLLESEMRVVLAEKFKTAAESLNVFTNPPEPLLKGADLIQMGLRPGRLFGEFIKEEFEWQLQGKISSHEEALAFARNRLESDSVRKSVSLSSKN; encoded by the coding sequence ATGAATCTCGACAAGGTCTGTTCCGATATCCCGAAACGTTTAATGCAGATAGCCGAAGGCATCCGCGATGTCGGCGGTAAATGCTATCTCGTCGGAGGCTTTGTCCGCGACGCCATGCTCGAACGTTCTTCCCGTGATTTTGACGTGGAAGTTTACGACATCGACCAGGAGACTCTTCTCGGCGTCCTCCAAAAGTTTGGCCGCCCGAATCTAGTCGGTAAAGCTTTTGGCGTAGTGCACCTCGTGACTCACGGCCTTGAACTGGATTTTTCCTTTCCGCGTACCGAAAGTAAAATCGGGGAAGGCCATCGGGGCTTTCTCGTCGAAACGCATCTGCACCTGACTTTTAAGGAAGCCGCCCGCCGCCGCGATTTTACAGTCAATGCCATGGGGCTTTCCTTGCCGGATTTGGAACTTTCCGACCCTTACGGCGGAAAGAGCGATTTGGAAAAGGGAATTTTACGCCATGTATCAGCGGCTTTTGCCGAAGATTCCCTTCGCGTTTTGCGGGGCGTTCAATTTGCGTCCCGGTTCTCGTTGCGGCTTGCGCCGGAAACCGCAGAGCTTTGCCGTTCGCTCTCGCTTGCCGATCTTTCTTCGGAACGCATTTTCGAAGAATTCAAAAAGTGGTTGCTCAAGCCCGGCAAACCGAGCATCGGTCTTCAAGCGTTCCTCGAAATGGATCTCGGCAGGTTCTTTCCCGAAATCCAGCCGCTGAATGGTTCTTTTGAGAACTTGGGGAATTTTCTCGACAGGGTCTCCGGTGAACTTGCAAATGTTCCGGACCTCACGTCGCAAGAAGTCCTCGCCTTTACCGCACTCCTTTCCGGAGCGGAGAACGTCCAAAAAGTGAATGCCTTCCTTTCGCGGATTACGAATGAAATTCATCTGCTCAAACGGATTCCACTTTTGTATCGGTTTGTACCGAGCTTGCTCGATCATGCGAACGAACAGAGCTTTGACGCGGAATTTTTACGTCGCGCTTCCGTGGAACAGAACGGATTGTTCCTTGCGTATCTGTATTTGAAATCGACACCGCTTCTCGAAAGCGAAATGCGTGTCGTGCTTGCGGAAAAATTCAAAACCGCTGCCGAAAGTCTGAATGTCTTTACGAACCCGCCGGAACCGCTTTTGAAAGGCGCGGATTTAATCCAAATGGGCCTGCGTCCGGGTCGCCTTTTTGGAGAGTTTATCAAGGAAGAATTTGAATGGCAGTTGCAAGGGAAGATTTCTTCCCATGAAGAGGCTCTGGCTTTTGCCAGAAATCGCTTGGAATCCGATTCCGTACGCAAAAGCGTTTCGTTATCATCGAAAAATTAA
- a CDS encoding AAA family ATPase — protein sequence MKIIALHFKNVNSLAGEWNIRFDDPAFLRNHLFAISGPTGSGKSSVLDAISLALYGKTPRQDNVSDKRGGVSVGPELVMTTGTGESFSEVIFESAGSRYMAVWKVHRSRNRADGAIQGVDRKILFEEKGSFVAKDEYSKSIEAQKKIEEVVGLNFDQFMRAVMLPQGGFDSFLKCKREEKAAILEKLSGQEIYRKISKAVYERNKAEDAHLKELQNLLSGIQLLPENEERDLKAWIENSNKTKASKEAELKKNEEFKRILGEVVTAEKECQDLRKAVEALLLENRNLEPDRKRLSRGNEAQLLIPELEKLELIRKDYAAKTAEKKNLLQKIPECELNRRQVQTELDAKTREEDRLRAEDKVRGELREKVSKLDSDIIRLEQICSEKIAEIRGKKARLEELRQKSVQLKNSRAEVEKALAENENYEKAHPTHKMLESEQAVISDRLNHLADSKNAVLKAKDALVVAKTRRNEAENIWRNQLLNLKNVSEERDRCLSNDMNKIVSFVQASLSDGDICPVCGSPYHAEHEKTEFTKGDLTATAGRLNSLQSRYEKAKNALSDAEYRLHAADDVIKNCEEDVVNKNKASLESFQMVVEKLRPFGFAEADLEVPQIVLSKIRTWASQWSACVKNIESCKRQIAVFEANENSLAQNVETAQADLRLLEDDLSKKKAETQDRVMERQKLFGSRDVAEDRRECQEKIDAVAQLRVELTEKRERCTKNLASVRSELDTISRQITEREREKESLDADLKAKLREHGFGSEQDLKNAVIPEVLRLQITQKIEKVTADLALSQGKSQQAEERLDHLRSLDTGHQTLETVAYKLETLAKEIADLTEELGKKTRLYTENDVAKKNFQKVIVEKEAQDQKVHVWSTLNSLIGSADGKKFVEYVQQLTLRKLISAANKHLHSLDPRYKIETDETGLNISLYDAECGTSRPSANLSGGETFLVSLSLALGLSSLASQRVRIDTLFLDEGFGSLDEHKLQKAIEVLRNLGERSDKLVGVISHVGRLKEEVSNHIEIIPSGSGHSQIVGPGVSMGVA from the coding sequence ATGAAAATTATCGCACTCCATTTTAAAAATGTGAATTCCCTCGCTGGGGAATGGAATATCCGTTTTGACGATCCTGCCTTTTTGCGCAATCATCTGTTTGCTATTTCCGGTCCGACGGGTTCGGGAAAATCTTCGGTACTGGATGCGATTTCGCTTGCGCTTTACGGTAAAACGCCGCGTCAGGACAATGTGTCGGACAAGCGTGGCGGTGTTTCGGTCGGCCCGGAACTCGTGATGACGACAGGAACCGGGGAGTCTTTTTCGGAAGTGATTTTTGAATCTGCCGGCAGCCGATACATGGCGGTTTGGAAGGTGCACCGCAGCCGTAATCGCGCCGATGGCGCAATTCAGGGCGTGGACCGCAAGATTCTTTTTGAAGAGAAAGGTTCTTTTGTCGCCAAAGATGAATATTCCAAATCGATCGAAGCCCAAAAGAAAATCGAAGAAGTCGTCGGACTGAACTTTGACCAGTTCATGCGCGCCGTGATGCTTCCGCAGGGAGGCTTTGACAGCTTCCTCAAATGCAAGCGTGAAGAAAAGGCGGCGATTCTCGAAAAACTTTCCGGCCAGGAAATCTACCGCAAAATTTCGAAAGCGGTCTATGAACGCAATAAGGCAGAAGATGCGCATTTGAAAGAATTGCAGAACCTGCTGAGTGGCATTCAACTGCTCCCGGAAAATGAAGAACGCGATTTGAAGGCTTGGATTGAAAACTCGAACAAGACCAAGGCTTCGAAGGAAGCGGAACTCAAAAAGAACGAAGAGTTCAAACGCATTCTCGGCGAAGTCGTGACCGCGGAAAAGGAATGTCAGGACTTGCGCAAAGCCGTAGAAGCGCTTTTGCTTGAAAATCGCAATCTGGAACCGGATCGCAAACGCCTTTCCCGTGGAAACGAAGCACAGCTTTTGATTCCGGAACTGGAAAAGCTCGAACTGATCCGCAAGGATTATGCGGCAAAGACTGCAGAAAAAAAGAATCTGTTGCAGAAGATTCCAGAATGCGAACTGAACAGGCGTCAGGTCCAGACGGAACTCGATGCGAAGACTCGCGAAGAAGACCGCTTGCGTGCTGAAGATAAGGTGCGAGGCGAACTTCGCGAAAAGGTTTCGAAGTTGGATTCGGACATTATTCGCTTGGAACAGATCTGCAGCGAAAAGATTGCGGAAATCCGCGGCAAAAAGGCACGCCTCGAAGAACTTCGCCAGAAAAGCGTTCAGCTGAAGAATAGCCGTGCAGAAGTCGAAAAGGCTCTTGCGGAAAACGAAAACTACGAAAAGGCTCACCCGACGCACAAAATGCTCGAAAGCGAACAAGCGGTGATTTCGGACCGTTTGAATCATTTGGCCGATTCGAAAAATGCGGTTCTCAAGGCAAAAGATGCTTTGGTAGTCGCCAAGACCCGTCGCAATGAAGCGGAAAATATTTGGCGCAATCAGCTTTTGAATTTGAAGAACGTGAGCGAAGAACGCGATCGTTGTTTGTCGAACGATATGAATAAGATTGTGTCGTTTGTGCAGGCTTCGCTTTCGGACGGGGACATTTGCCCGGTGTGCGGTAGCCCGTATCACGCAGAACATGAAAAAACGGAATTTACCAAGGGCGATTTGACGGCGACGGCAGGGCGCTTGAACAGTCTGCAATCCCGTTACGAAAAGGCGAAGAATGCGCTTAGTGATGCGGAATACAGGCTCCATGCCGCAGACGACGTCATCAAGAATTGCGAAGAAGACGTCGTGAACAAGAACAAGGCTTCTTTGGAATCTTTCCAGATGGTCGTGGAAAAACTACGCCCGTTCGGTTTTGCGGAAGCGGATCTCGAAGTGCCTCAGATAGTTCTTTCGAAGATTCGCACCTGGGCTTCGCAGTGGAGCGCCTGCGTCAAGAATATCGAATCTTGCAAAAGACAGATCGCCGTTTTTGAAGCAAACGAAAATAGCTTGGCGCAAAATGTGGAAACCGCACAGGCGGACTTGCGCCTTCTCGAAGACGACCTGAGCAAGAAAAAGGCGGAAACCCAAGATCGCGTGATGGAACGTCAAAAACTTTTCGGATCTCGTGATGTGGCAGAAGACCGCCGTGAATGCCAGGAAAAGATCGATGCCGTTGCCCAGTTGCGTGTGGAACTCACCGAAAAGCGCGAACGCTGCACGAAAAATCTCGCCTCGGTCCGTTCTGAGCTCGACACGATTTCGAGGCAGATTACGGAACGCGAACGCGAGAAGGAATCCTTGGATGCGGATCTCAAGGCAAAGCTGCGTGAGCACGGCTTCGGTTCGGAACAGGATCTGAAGAATGCTGTGATTCCGGAAGTGCTTCGCTTGCAGATTACGCAAAAGATTGAAAAGGTAACCGCGGATCTCGCCTTGAGCCAAGGAAAATCGCAACAGGCGGAAGAACGCTTGGATCACTTGCGTTCCTTGGATACGGGACATCAGACCTTGGAGACTGTGGCGTATAAGCTCGAAACCTTGGCAAAGGAAATTGCGGACCTTACCGAAGAACTGGGCAAGAAGACGCGCCTTTACACGGAAAACGATGTGGCGAAGAAAAACTTCCAAAAAGTAATCGTCGAAAAGGAAGCTCAGGATCAGAAGGTACACGTTTGGAGTACGCTGAATTCCTTGATCGGTAGCGCAGACGGTAAGAAGTTTGTGGAATATGTGCAGCAGCTGACTCTTCGCAAGTTGATTTCGGCGGCGAATAAACATTTGCACAGCTTGGATCCGCGTTACAAGATTGAAACCGATGAAACGGGCTTGAACATTTCGCTGTATGACGCGGAATGTGGAACGTCGCGTCCGTCGGCGAACCTGTCGGGCGGTGAAACGTTCTTGGTGAGCCTTTCGCTCGCCTTGGGACTGTCTTCGCTTGCGAGCCAGCGCGTTCGAATCGATACGCTGTTCCTCGACGAAGGTTTCGGTTCTTTGGATGAACATAAGCTGCAGAAGGCAATCGAAGTGCTTCGCAATTTGGGCGAGCGCAGCGATAAGCTTGTCGGAGTTATCTCTCACGTGGGCCGCTTGAAGGAAGAAGTTTCGAATCATATCGAAATCATTCCGTCTGGAAGCGGACACAGCCAGATTGTGGGACCGGGCGTTTCTATGGGAGTCGCCTAA